In Haliscomenobacter hydrossis DSM 1100, the DNA window GCTGTGGCCTTATGGTTGATTTTGGCTTTTCCCCGGGGAGTTCTGGGGGCTTTGGTAGCGGGCTTGTGTTTGGGCGCCGGGTTCATGATCAAATACACGGTAGCTTTTGATGCGCTGGCGCTGGGCTTGATTTTGGGCTTGCCCTACCTGAGTCCAGGGGCCAATTACGGGCGATTATTGGGGCAGTGGATTCTACTGGTTGCCGGATTTTTGGTGCTTCCTCTCACTACTTTTTTTACGTATCGGATTTGGGGATTAGAGGAGGAATTTTTGCACTATACCTTTGGTGTTGGAGGAGCTTATCCTGCGGAGTTGAGTTTGGGCAATCGGGCACTTTTTCTACTTGACTTCTTGCTGCGCTTTTTGCCCATTGCCCTCTGTTTTGGCTGGGGTTTGGTCAAAAAAACGAAGCCCTGGCTGATTGCATCGATTTGGGTGGTTTTGGTTTTGGTGGCCATCAATGTGCAAGGCAAACCTTTTGGCCATTACTTCATTCAAATGATGTTGCCTTTTGCACTGTTGGCGGGGGAGTTTTTCGCCCGGGATGCGCCACGACCTGGATGGATAGCACCCTGGTTCCAATTCAAATATGGGGCAACAGTACTGGCAGTTTTGTTTTTACTGAATCTGTTTTTGCAAAAAAAAGACTACCTCGACAAACCGGATCACGCCCGCGAAACGGCCAATTACCTCCGCCCGCGTTTGTTGCCCGACGACCGGATTTATATGGGCAATTACCACCAAATCGTTTATCACCTGGTGCAACAGGAGAGCCCTACGCC includes these proteins:
- a CDS encoding ArnT family glycosyltransferase; the protein is MFKNPFLLFLGTAILLRIFSFFPTVINHDESTYIVIADGLLRGQTYWLDSIDIKPVGIFLIYAALLKIGAGSIFMLRFFTAIWVAGTAYFLYRAKMAMGSDDRAARASGMMYLFMCSLFTFYGVSPNTELYYALFNAVALWLILAFPRGVLGALVAGLCLGAGFMIKYTVAFDALALGLILGLPYLSPGANYGRLLGQWILLVAGFLVLPLTTFFTYRIWGLEEEFLHYTFGVGGAYPAELSLGNRALFLLDFLLRFLPIALCFGWGLVKKTKPWLIASIWVVLVLVAINVQGKPFGHYFIQMMLPFALLAGEFFARDAPRPGWIAPWFQFKYGATVLAVLFLLNLFLQKKDYLDKPDHARETANYLRPRLLPDDRIYMGNYHQIVYHLVQQESPTPYVHRSLIWEKRHRQVLKISLTKELERIQKINPRFVVFQPELPDEPAAKAFLYRYREIKKIRDKAVVYERRPW